AACTTCACAGCAGCTTATTTATTCACAAATAATCATGGGCTCCCTTCGATACAATATAATGCAATCCAGCTAAAAGTCCTTCCTGTTAATATAGCTGCATGCGCAATGCCAACACAAAGTCGTCTCCAAATACTATCTTGTAATGTTGGCCGGAGTAACTAAAATCAAAAAGTGACTTTTTCTCTCGCAAAATAAAGAGCTATGAGTGAGGGTAAAACAAAGATTTGACTCAGAAAcaaacagattttgtttttaccAAAATGGGATAACGATTAAGGGGCCCCGCGTTTCTCTCCTGCTCGCTTCTGAGTTAGAAAACagtattctttaaaaaaaagggaacaTATATCTTGGTAGAATTTCTGCATTAAATATGCTTTCCATATAATTGTAAAGACGGAGTTGCTTGAGTGACATTGCGTCTTTTTCACTTGAAGATTAATTCAAACAGAACAATTTCCCATTGAAAGCTCATCGCCAAGGCCACAGCGCCCAGCTAAACCGATTTGTCTGACAAACTGATGCTAGCCACATTGTGGCAAGTCAAAAGGTCGTGGGCATCACTCTCTGCAAATAACAACTTACATTGTACAGAATTTTTCCGCAGGGGTATTTTGATTTATGTGACACTACTGTAGATCTTAATTTTAAACTTTGGGAGAAGGACTCAAAAGCATTGATAAAAGGCTTTCACTATTTCAGtatctggtctctctctctctctctcacacacacacatttatatAAAGTGTACAGTATTTGGAGataatttttgtgtgtgtgttttcctacCCGCTGCAATCTTGCACtttttatatttatattttaaTTGTTTGATGCTTGTTTTGCTAATTCTAAACTAAACGAAACCCATTGTCTATTAAATGATCTCCAAAAGTGACTTGATAAACAGAAGGCTATAACTATTCAACTCCTCTCACTTATAAAAAAGAAATCTGTCCTTAATCTGGGATGCTAGCCTGTGTTAAAAAACAATGCTCCTTTCACAGCTTAGAAAATATATGTTTACTATTGACAAAATGTGAATTCATATTTTtattatttaattttaaaatccCCTGCGCAATGATATGCTGACGTGGGGAGGGGAATCTGTTAAACTAACGCCACCAGACTAAACAATTGCCAAGTAAACTTTGCTTAAAAAGCCGCTGTACAAAAAAAATAAAGCAGCTTTGTTCCCATTTAACGTAGTCGCATGTTAAAATATTTTTGTTATGATAATATTGCAAAAGCCGGGTGCAAAGTAACCTATCATATCAAAGCGCTGTCTTTAGAATATTAGCGCCGTCGTTCTCCACTTGGCGCATTTAAAGGGACCGTTTTAAAGGcgattgtctctttctctctaatgACATTTACCGGATCAGAACATGCTGCTAATTCGATCATCAAGCTTTGCCCTCTTGAACAATGCCAGAGTAATTTTTCCCAAAGTTTGTTAAATTGATCAAAATTAGGCAAATGAATAGGGATCGCCAGCTCTCCCTCTTGCAGGTGACAGTGAATAATACACTTTTAGACCAGCTGCATTTtccctttgattttttttctttctttctctctcttccccccacaaTGCTTAAAGATCTCCCATTATTAAAATTTAGGCCAACGAAACTATTCATTCGTTTCAATAGACATTTTCTTATAGGATAATAGGCTACAAATTGAACCCACCAAATCGAATCCAGTGGTGGGTAGTCTCGTGTGCCAAACTCTGCTGGGGCTGGTTTTGAAGCAGGCAAAGTTCGTGTGCCAGTCTCGGTCCCACACCTGCCGAGGTCTCCAATAAATAATGAGTGGAAACAAAAGCTTGCCATCTCCCATAAAATGGATGTGTCACCAAGTCGTGTGAGAACAAACGCGAGCCTTCCCTTTCCCTTGAACTCGCGGAACAGCCTATTAAAGGCTTACTTAATTACTTTAATGACTCCGGACATGCTTGAGGGCTGGGATCGCTCGCTGGAGTTTTGTAAACAGGCGAAATCgaaagggaggagggagggggtgggacagggagaaagagaaggttttgtgtgtgtgtgcctgtttccCCTTTCTTCTTTTCTTGTGCGCACTGCGTCCTGATGGATCAGGACAGACACCAGCCTTAGTTCACATTTCCCGCCGTTTTATTACTATGCAAAATTATTCGGGAAGCGATCACGTGTCTTTTGAAGAGCCACGTGGATGAACAAAGCCGGCCTGCCCCCTGCTAACCCCGGTCTATAGGACTTCACCCCAGATTCTGCCACCTCTTTAACCATCTAGTCCCCAGTGCCCCCGGCTCTCTAATCCTGGCGATGAATGCGCTGGTCCCCTTAATGATCGCTTTATAAAGAGCCACTTACAGCCTTGGGAACAGCACAGTCGCGTTTTATGTGGCTGCAGAAAGCATACCCGCGCTAAGTTTGCCTGCTAATTGCTCACTTTCCCTCTTTTGTCTGAGGATGTCATCCAAAGCGAAAGAGCGCAAGGTAAGAGAACCGTCAGCTTTTTAAGTCTGTGCACTCCACTCTCTCCTGCATTATCTGCTGATGTTGCAAATTACAATACAGCCCCGCGTTTGTCTTCTCTCCTGAAACTACTTTGCAGAATGCTTTGTTTTTAATTGCTTCCAGAAAAGTGCACTTAAATCAGTGCATCTTCCAACAGGAGTGGATCGCATCCAGGGGGTGTGCTGAATGTCCATTCCCatttcccccgccctctctccttctgtcttATTTTCTGTTGTTGTTAATATTCCTCAGGCTGCTCCAGTGTCCCACAAAGTCATTGAAAAAAGACGCAGGGATCGGATCAATCGCTGTCTGAACGAACTTGGCAAAACCATTCCAATGGCGCTGGCGAAGCAGGTACTAGCTGTCACTTTCCACACGTGAGCGCTTTGTTTGAAGAATAAACTAGTGTATTATCCCAACCAGGGACATGGTCTTCCTAGCGCACTGGGACCAGCCTTTCTCTGGCTACCTGCAGCTACTGAATTGTGAATCTTCTTTTTTCAGGGCACGGGCAAACTGGAAAAGGCCGAGATTCTGGAGATGACTGTTCAGTATTTAAGGGCCCTGCACTCAGCTGACTTcgccagagggagagagaaaggtatGGACAGAAACTACAACCACCTCCTCgttcttaaaaaaaacattggGAAGTAAATTTATTTCAAAACTTGTCACACTTTAAGTTTAGGGAATATGAAAAGTGCTAGAGCGTAAACATTGGTGAAAAGCTTACAAAGCATAAAAAGTCTCACTTGCCAGCGCAGTTAGCTGTAAAAGATAAACGCTGAATTTTTCACTTCAAAATCAAACAGAAATAATGCATACCGCGCTTTACTGTTTGCCTTTTGGACAAAAGAAAGCCACATTGAAGAAATTtgaattttgcatttttatttcttaGTGAAGCTTCAGGACGACATTTGTTCGAAATGGCGCCCTGGGCTAGTTACGCACACATGTGCCAGAATTATTGGATTTATTAGAGGTTTTAAAATAAAACGTTTTAATGGACAGTGAACTCTCGGGTCAGTTTCATAAAGAGTTCCCATTGAAAAAGTGGAACTCGTCATCCCTGCCTTTTTGTTAATCCCCAGCTCACTCACAGTGACGACCACTGCACATCTCCAGTTTGGATAAATGTACCTGAAACTGAGCGTTCCACTTCATTCCTAGTATTTGCAAATTGTGTATAAGAAGGCGGTTTCGTCTAGCAGAAAATTCGAGTGGAAATATTAACCATAAAATGTGGCCCAGAAATGAATTGACTATATTTTTGCAACCACCCACAGGAAAATTGAGTTTCCTTTTAcaaaaaaaatagatttttttaaataggtaaaaacaatgactgcagatgctggaaaccagattctggattagtggtgctggaagagcacagcagttcaggcagcatccaaggagcttcgaaatcgacatttcgggcaaaagcccttcatcaggaataaaggaataaAGATTTTTTAAATAGACATACACATTCCTAAAGCCATGTCTAAtaacgtcatagagtcatagagattacagcatggaaatagacccttcagtccaacccatccatgtcgactagatatcccagcccaatctagtcccacctgccagcaaccggcccatatctctccaaacccttcctattcatatacccatccaaatgcctcttaaatgttgcaattgtaccagcctccaccacatctctggcagctcattccatacacataccaccctctgcgtgaaaaagttgccccttaggtctgttttatatctttcccctctcaccttaaacctatgccctctagttcggactccccgaccccagggaaaagactttgcctatttatcctatccatgccccttataattttgtaaacctctataaggttacccctcagcctccgatgctccagggaaaacagccccagtctgttcagcctctccctgtagctcagatcctccaaccctggcaacatccttgtaaattttttctgaaccctttcaagtttcacaacatctttccgataggaaggagaccagaattgcatgcaatattccaacagtggcctaaccaatgtcctgtacagccgcaacatgacctcccaactcctgtactcaatactctgaccaataaaggaaagcatatcaaacgccttcttcattattctatctacctgtgactccactttcaaggaactatgaacctgcactccaaggtctctttgttcagcaacactccctaggaccttaccattaagtgtataagtcctgctaagatttgctttcccaaaatgcagcaccttgcatttagctgaattaaactccatctgccacttctcagcccattggcccatctggtccagatcctgttgtaatctgaggtaaccctctttgctgtccactacacctccaattttggtgtcatctgcaaacttactaactgtacctcttatgctcacatccaaatcatttatgtaaatgacaaaaagtagagggcccagcaccgatccttgtggcactccactggtcacagacctccagtctgaaaaaacaaccctccaccaccaccctctgtcttctacctttgagccagttctgtatccaaatggctagttctccctgtattccataagatctaaccttgctaaccagtctcccatggggaaccttgtcgaacgccttactgaagtcccatatagatcacacctactgctctgccctcatcaatcttctttgttacttcatcaaaaaactcaatcaagtttgtgagacatgatttcccacacacaaagccatgctgactatccctaatcagtccttgcctttccaaattaatgtacatcctgtcccccaggattccctccaacaacttgcccaacacctaggtcaggctcactggtctatagttccctggcttgtccttaccacccttcttaaagagtgatGGTGTGTTTCTCTGACTGCACTGAGGGTGTTCAAAATTGCCTGATGTTTTCAACAAATAGTAAAGAAATTAACACGCAGCATGACCAAAAGTGTTTTTTTCTTTAATTTCTTTCTCAGGCGAGTTATTAACAGAGTTCGCGAACTATTTCCACGCTGGCTATCACGAGTGTATGAAGAACCTCGTTCACTATTTGACGACGGTGGAGCGCTTGGAGACCAAAGACACCACATACGCCCGAATCCTTGCCTTCCTACAGTCCAAGGCTCGCCAATGCGCCGACCCCATCTTCGGGCCCGTCTCCACTCACGAGCCAGAATACTCCTACCAGTTCCACCCCATCTCAGAGTTTACTAACTCGCGTTTAAACGAATCGCTATTGCAACAGGGGGCCGGGGTGGCAAGAACACAGCCATTGCACTGGCACAGCTCGGCACGGAGTCCCGGGCTCCCGTTTATCCCGAGCTCGCGGGCGGTGCCCATTGCAAACGCAACCGGGCAGCAACACAACTTCCTGCACTCTGTGCAAAGCCTTGATCGCCATTACATTAACTTGATAGGACATTCTCACACCAATACTTTCAGCTTGCACAACTCCCAGCACACAAACTTATAAAGGACTTTGGGAAGGCGCTGCGGATCCCTGTAAAGCTGTAAATCTCAGTTAGAACCCGTTAGACCTATTCCGTGGCAACCACAGAGCAATAAGCAACCGGGGCTAGCCCTTTAACTTCAGGGATTGGTTCTGTCGGCTTGTGACACGCCATTGAAGTCAATTGGGTTTAATGTGGGGTTTTGACAGCTACGCTGTCTCCAATTTCTAGTCATGTAACAATCCTATATCCATTCAGAATATACTGTATATTCGGTGTCTCTATCATTTAGAGTTTGTTGGTAAAAATGTATTTCTTGCTTCATTTGAAATTAGGATTGCGTCACCCTTTAAACGGGACCTATAACCTGAAATATATTTTTAATTCCGTTGCTTTAAATTTGAGGATGAGAAACCCTCGCCCTAAATATACACCTATATTAAAACAGGGTTCACAAAAGGCATGCCAAAACAATAACAATGTCGTTTTATTCTTCCAGTTGTCTTGTCTGATTGATTTATTTTGGCGCGGTGACCATTTTATTGTCAAAACAAGTGTCCAGAAATAACAATGATACAGCTCTGTCGCCATCTGCATGATATTTTAAGGGACTTGTTGCCAATCACCAGGTCCCTGCTCTCCTCCATCTCGTGCAGCCCTCCACATGGAAGAAGCGTTGGGCTGCTGTACCAACTGAACAGACGCTGATAATAGAGCGTTTTCCTCCAGCTTGGAAAAAAAACCCGACGATCACACCGAAAGTAATTTGCTCAGTCCTCAAGTATTCTGAATTTAAATGGTTTACACCAAAACAAACTATGCAAATAACAGCTTCTGTGCGTATGAAGAAATGGCTAAACTCCGGTGCGTATTTAATGGGGAGGGAGCTCTGTTCACATCCTTTGATGGAAAATATGAATAGAACCAACTCCATAATAAAGGACAATAACAGCATCGGCTGCGGAAAGAGTTATGACGCAGAAATAAAACATCTTCCATCACATTTgacgcacggtggctcagtggttagcactgctgcctcacggtcccaggttcgattccagcctcgggagattgtctgtgtggagcttgcacagtcagtctgtctgcgtggggttcctccgggtgcttcggtttcctcccacagtctaaagatgtgcaggtcaggtgaagtggccatgctaaattgcccacagtgttaggtgcattagtcagaggggaaatgggtttgggtgggttactcttcagagggtcggtgtggactggttgggcctaagggcctgtttccacgctgtagggaatctaatctaatttagggCAACTAACCATTCATCAGTGGTACCCATACCCAAAACGCACTTCATAATTGAAATCAATATTGGCAGGGGAATGTCAGTACATTCATTCTGATCCTTACTTTGACTTCCCTGTAGCATTGTCTTCCTTGAAGTAACCCTAACTGATGTTCCTTCACTAACGCCTCGCCCTTTCAGTAACCAAAACAAGTGTTTCACTCTGCAGTGCCTCAAATATCTGGTTCACATCATATGGGGCGGGCGGGGGGTATCTCCTGGATATTGCACATACTAATATCTATCTTGATAACAAATAACTTAGAGTATTTAGGTGAGAATTTCAATGTCAGTTGTATCAAGGGAGGATTTCATATTCTTTGCACGTGTTCGTTGATTTTTGAGAGCTTGTTTGGACAAAgtattgttaaaaaaaacttaagcTTTCTTTGCAAATTTTGTTCAGCCACTGCGGTAAAGTTTGATTTCTTCTTGCACCATGTCCTTATTCAACATCTGAACTGCACCTTTGAGAAGTGGCCTGAAATCCGTTTATTACTGTCTGTTCCTGAAAAGTGCATCTATCCTAACGCCTAACAATGCCGGGATTTAAACAGCCTGGCGCTGCGCTCTCACGCTCACTCCACACTAGTGGACAGCATTGCACATGAACCAGTGATGGGGGATACGCCGAACCCCTAATCGTATTTACAATATCAGGCACAGCACAATTGGATCCATAATGTATACTGCAGTCTAACTTTGCGATATTAAGGTGGTGCGATGAGCGCTCTCGGCACTCATCTCCCGTTAGTGAATGATGCGAGCCCAGGATCCCGGTGCCAGTATGAGCTCTACCATTCATGAGGAAAAGTCACGCAAAAGAGATGTTTGTTCAGCACTGTACTTAGCGGTCTCGTTATCCggtacaccaccacctgcaatgtCCTTTCCAAGccgcacaccatcctgacttgagaGACCTGGAAGTTCCTTCCCAACAGCAGAGTGTGCCTACACCAATATAGACTGGAGCAGTTCAAAAACGCAGCTCACTGGCTTACCCACATCTGTGAAGAAATGTTTACACATCTTTAAATAGTCCCCACTAAAGATGTTTTTTTTTACGGTTTTATCTTGGCTTTATAAAGTTCTTTGCTTTGAAGGTGGGAAGCATTGAAGCCTTTATTAAATAAATTTGAATGTTGTTCAAATGGTCATGTCAGGGCACGACATTGCGAATTTCACAAGTGCGAGTG
The DNA window shown above is from Chiloscyllium punctatum isolate Juve2018m chromosome 2, sChiPun1.3, whole genome shotgun sequence and carries:
- the helt gene encoding hairy and enhancer of split-related protein helt isoform X2; translation: MSSKAKERKGTGKLEKAEILEMTVQYLRALHSADFARGREKGELLTEFANYFHAGYHECMKNLVHYLTTVERLETKDTTYARILAFLQSKARQCADPIFGPVSTHEPEYSYQFHPISEFTNSRLNESLLQQGAGVARTQPLHWHSSARSPGLPFIPSSRAVPIANATGQQHNFLHSVQSLDRHYINLIGHSHTNTFSLHNSQHTNL
- the helt gene encoding hairy and enhancer of split-related protein helt isoform X1, translated to MSSKAKERKAAPVSHKVIEKRRRDRINRCLNELGKTIPMALAKQGTGKLEKAEILEMTVQYLRALHSADFARGREKGELLTEFANYFHAGYHECMKNLVHYLTTVERLETKDTTYARILAFLQSKARQCADPIFGPVSTHEPEYSYQFHPISEFTNSRLNESLLQQGAGVARTQPLHWHSSARSPGLPFIPSSRAVPIANATGQQHNFLHSVQSLDRHYINLIGHSHTNTFSLHNSQHTNL